A window of Juglans regia cultivar Chandler chromosome 7, Walnut 2.0, whole genome shotgun sequence contains these coding sequences:
- the LOC109013646 gene encoding integrin-linked protein kinase 1-like isoform X3, with amino-acid sequence MQKIAAQLRRGISRQLSTGTLGRTLSRQFTRQSSLDPRRNKQRFSFGRQSSLDPIHRSPDQDDAVDLTVPENLDATMHLLFMACRGDVKGVEDLLNEGIDVNSIDLDGRTALHIAACEGHVEVVELLLSRKANLDARDRWGSTAAADAKYYGHTEVYNILKARGAKVPKTRKTPMVVANPREVPEYELNPLELQIRKGSQISQGSYQVAKWNGTKVSLKILDKDSYSDPDSINAFKHELTLLEKVRHPNVLQFVGAVTQNIPMMIVSEYHPKGDLGNYIQKKGRLSPSKALIFALDIARGMNYLHECKPDPIIHCDLKPKNIFLDSGGHLKVAGFGLTRLSKLSPGKAKLAQPGADRSNLYMAPEVYRDEIFDRSVDSYSFGLILYEMIEGVQPFHPKSPEEAAQMMCLEGKRPPFKIKAKSYPPDLKELVDECWDEEAVVRPTFYEIIVRLDRIVSTCSKQGWWKDTFKLPC; translated from the exons ATGCAGAAAATAGCGGCGCAACTGAGGCGGGGAATATCCCGGCAGCTCTCAACTGGGACGCTGGGGCGGACGCTGAGCAGGCAATTCACGCGGCAGTCGTCGCTGGACCCAAGGAGGAACAAACAAAGGTTCAGCTTCGGGAGGCAGTCGTCTCTGGACCCGATACACCGGAGCCCCGACCAAGACGACGCCGTCGATCTCACGGTGCCTGAGAATCTCGACGCCACGATGCACCTCCTGTTCATGGCGTGCAGAGGGGACGTCAAGGGAGTGGAGGATCTCCTCAACGAGGGGATCGACGTCAACAGCATCGACTTGGATGGGAGGACCGCGCTGCACATCGCCGCGTGCGAAGGCCATGTCGAGGTCGTCGAACTCTTGCTCAGCAGGAAGGCCAACCTCGATGCTCGTGATCGCTGGGGGAGCACG GCAGCTGCTGACGCCAAATATTACGGACACACTGAAGTTTACAATATTCTAAAGGCCCGCGGAGCCAAAGTTCCG AAAACCAGGAAGACGCCAATGGTTGTTGCAAATCCTCGAGAAGTACCAGAGTACGAGCTTAATCCACTGGAGCTCCAGATTCGGAAGGGTTCTCAAATCTCTCAG GGATCATATCAAGTGGCTAAATGGAACGGTACAAAGGTTTCCTTAAAGATACTTGACAAGGACAGTTATTCAGACCCTGATAGCAT AAACGCATTCAAACACGAGCTAACGTTGCTAGAAAAGGTCCGGCATCCTAATGTGCTTCAGTTTGTTGGAGCAGTTACCCAAAATATACCCATGATGATTGTTTCAGAGTATCATCCAAAA GGTGACTTGggaaattatattcaaaagaAAGGACGCCTGTCTCCATCCAAAGCTCTAATATTTGCTCTTGATATTGCTAG GGGCATGAATTATCTTCATGAATGTAAACCAGACCCAATTATCCACTGTGACTTAAAGCCAAA AAATATTTTTCTGGACAGTGGAGGTCATTTGAAAGTGGCTGGATTTGGTTTGACAAGATTGTCTAAGCTTTCACCAGGCAAAGCAAAACTAGCACAGCCAGGGGCTGACCGTTCAA ACTTATATATGGCACCCGAGGTTTACAGAGATGAGATATTTGACAGGAGTGTGGATTCCTATTCTTTTGGTCTCATTTTATACGAG ATGATTGAGGGTGTACAACCTTTCCATCCCAAGTCTCCTGAGGAAGCTGCACAAATGATGTGTTTAGAAGGAAAGAGACCGCCATTCAAGATCAAAGCTAAAAGTTATCCTCCAGATCTAAAAGA GTTGGTTGACGAATGTTGGGATGAAGAAGCAGTTGTTAGGCCAACcttttatgaaataattgtCCGGCTAGACAGAATAGTATCAACTTGTTCAAAACAAGGATGGTGGAAAGACACTTTTAAGCTTCCTTG TTGA
- the LOC109013646 gene encoding integrin-linked protein kinase 1-like isoform X2, translated as MQKIAAQLRRGISRQLSTGTLGRTLSRQFTRQSSLDPRRNKQRFSFGRQSSLDPIHRSPDQDDAVDLTVPENLDATMHLLFMACRGDVKGVEDLLNEGIDVNSIDLDGRTALHIAACEGHVEVVELLLSRKANLDARDRWGSTAAADAKYYGHTEVYNILKARGAKVPKTRKTPMVVANPREVPEYELNPLELQIRKGSQISQGSYQVAKWNGTKVSLKILDKDSYSDPDSINAFKHELTLLEKVRHPNVLQFVGAVTQNIPMMIVSEYHPKGDLGNYIQKKGRLSPSKALIFALDIARGMNYLHECKPDPIIHCDLKPKNIFLDSGGHLKVAGFGLTRLSKLSPGKAKLAQPGADRSNLYMAPEVYRDEIFDRSVDSYSFGLILYEMIEGVQPFHPKSPEEAAQMMCLEGKRPPFKIKAKSYPPDLKELVDECWDEEAVVRPTFYEIIVRLDRIVSTCSKQGWWKDTFKLPW; from the exons ATGCAGAAAATAGCGGCGCAACTGAGGCGGGGAATATCCCGGCAGCTCTCAACTGGGACGCTGGGGCGGACGCTGAGCAGGCAATTCACGCGGCAGTCGTCGCTGGACCCAAGGAGGAACAAACAAAGGTTCAGCTTCGGGAGGCAGTCGTCTCTGGACCCGATACACCGGAGCCCCGACCAAGACGACGCCGTCGATCTCACGGTGCCTGAGAATCTCGACGCCACGATGCACCTCCTGTTCATGGCGTGCAGAGGGGACGTCAAGGGAGTGGAGGATCTCCTCAACGAGGGGATCGACGTCAACAGCATCGACTTGGATGGGAGGACCGCGCTGCACATCGCCGCGTGCGAAGGCCATGTCGAGGTCGTCGAACTCTTGCTCAGCAGGAAGGCCAACCTCGATGCTCGTGATCGCTGGGGGAGCACG GCAGCTGCTGACGCCAAATATTACGGACACACTGAAGTTTACAATATTCTAAAGGCCCGCGGAGCCAAAGTTCCG AAAACCAGGAAGACGCCAATGGTTGTTGCAAATCCTCGAGAAGTACCAGAGTACGAGCTTAATCCACTGGAGCTCCAGATTCGGAAGGGTTCTCAAATCTCTCAG GGATCATATCAAGTGGCTAAATGGAACGGTACAAAGGTTTCCTTAAAGATACTTGACAAGGACAGTTATTCAGACCCTGATAGCAT AAACGCATTCAAACACGAGCTAACGTTGCTAGAAAAGGTCCGGCATCCTAATGTGCTTCAGTTTGTTGGAGCAGTTACCCAAAATATACCCATGATGATTGTTTCAGAGTATCATCCAAAA GGTGACTTGggaaattatattcaaaagaAAGGACGCCTGTCTCCATCCAAAGCTCTAATATTTGCTCTTGATATTGCTAG GGGCATGAATTATCTTCATGAATGTAAACCAGACCCAATTATCCACTGTGACTTAAAGCCAAA AAATATTTTTCTGGACAGTGGAGGTCATTTGAAAGTGGCTGGATTTGGTTTGACAAGATTGTCTAAGCTTTCACCAGGCAAAGCAAAACTAGCACAGCCAGGGGCTGACCGTTCAA ACTTATATATGGCACCCGAGGTTTACAGAGATGAGATATTTGACAGGAGTGTGGATTCCTATTCTTTTGGTCTCATTTTATACGAG ATGATTGAGGGTGTACAACCTTTCCATCCCAAGTCTCCTGAGGAAGCTGCACAAATGATGTGTTTAGAAGGAAAGAGACCGCCATTCAAGATCAAAGCTAAAAGTTATCCTCCAGATCTAAAAGA GTTGGTTGACGAATGTTGGGATGAAGAAGCAGTTGTTAGGCCAACcttttatgaaataattgtCCGGCTAGACAGAATAGTATCAACTTGTTCAAAACAAGGATGGTGGAAAGACACTTTTAAGCTTCCTTG GTAA
- the LOC109013646 gene encoding integrin-linked protein kinase 1-like isoform X1, translating into MQKIAAQLRRGISRQLSTGTLGRTLSRQFTRQSSLDPRRNKQRFSFGRQSSLDPIHRSPDQDDAVDLTVPENLDATMHLLFMACRGDVKGVEDLLNEGIDVNSIDLDGRTALHIAACEGHVEVVELLLSRKANLDARDRWGSTAAADAKYYGHTEVYNILKARGAKVPKTRKTPMVVANPREVPEYELNPLELQIRKGSQISQGSYQVAKWNGTKVSLKILDKDSYSDPDSINAFKHELTLLEKVRHPNVLQFVGAVTQNIPMMIVSEYHPKGDLGNYIQKKGRLSPSKALIFALDIARGMNYLHECKPDPIIHCDLKPKNIFLDSGGHLKVAGFGLTRLSKLSPGKAKLAQPGADRSNLYMAPEVYRDEIFDRSVDSYSFGLILYEMIEGVQPFHPKSPEEAAQMMCLEGKRPPFKIKAKSYPPDLKELVDECWDEEAVVRPTFYEIIVRLDRIVSTCSKQGWWKDTFKLPWI; encoded by the exons ATGCAGAAAATAGCGGCGCAACTGAGGCGGGGAATATCCCGGCAGCTCTCAACTGGGACGCTGGGGCGGACGCTGAGCAGGCAATTCACGCGGCAGTCGTCGCTGGACCCAAGGAGGAACAAACAAAGGTTCAGCTTCGGGAGGCAGTCGTCTCTGGACCCGATACACCGGAGCCCCGACCAAGACGACGCCGTCGATCTCACGGTGCCTGAGAATCTCGACGCCACGATGCACCTCCTGTTCATGGCGTGCAGAGGGGACGTCAAGGGAGTGGAGGATCTCCTCAACGAGGGGATCGACGTCAACAGCATCGACTTGGATGGGAGGACCGCGCTGCACATCGCCGCGTGCGAAGGCCATGTCGAGGTCGTCGAACTCTTGCTCAGCAGGAAGGCCAACCTCGATGCTCGTGATCGCTGGGGGAGCACG GCAGCTGCTGACGCCAAATATTACGGACACACTGAAGTTTACAATATTCTAAAGGCCCGCGGAGCCAAAGTTCCG AAAACCAGGAAGACGCCAATGGTTGTTGCAAATCCTCGAGAAGTACCAGAGTACGAGCTTAATCCACTGGAGCTCCAGATTCGGAAGGGTTCTCAAATCTCTCAG GGATCATATCAAGTGGCTAAATGGAACGGTACAAAGGTTTCCTTAAAGATACTTGACAAGGACAGTTATTCAGACCCTGATAGCAT AAACGCATTCAAACACGAGCTAACGTTGCTAGAAAAGGTCCGGCATCCTAATGTGCTTCAGTTTGTTGGAGCAGTTACCCAAAATATACCCATGATGATTGTTTCAGAGTATCATCCAAAA GGTGACTTGggaaattatattcaaaagaAAGGACGCCTGTCTCCATCCAAAGCTCTAATATTTGCTCTTGATATTGCTAG GGGCATGAATTATCTTCATGAATGTAAACCAGACCCAATTATCCACTGTGACTTAAAGCCAAA AAATATTTTTCTGGACAGTGGAGGTCATTTGAAAGTGGCTGGATTTGGTTTGACAAGATTGTCTAAGCTTTCACCAGGCAAAGCAAAACTAGCACAGCCAGGGGCTGACCGTTCAA ACTTATATATGGCACCCGAGGTTTACAGAGATGAGATATTTGACAGGAGTGTGGATTCCTATTCTTTTGGTCTCATTTTATACGAG ATGATTGAGGGTGTACAACCTTTCCATCCCAAGTCTCCTGAGGAAGCTGCACAAATGATGTGTTTAGAAGGAAAGAGACCGCCATTCAAGATCAAAGCTAAAAGTTATCCTCCAGATCTAAAAGA GTTGGTTGACGAATGTTGGGATGAAGAAGCAGTTGTTAGGCCAACcttttatgaaataattgtCCGGCTAGACAGAATAGTATCAACTTGTTCAAAACAAGGATGGTGGAAAGACACTTTTAAGCTTCCTTG